A window of Adhaeribacter arboris genomic DNA:
AATTTGTTCCGAACCAAAAAATCACCCGGACCTTTGAAATGGATAACGCGCCTTTTGGCGTCCAACTGGAGTTCTTAGAATTTGAACAATTCCCCGACGATACCAGCAAACTCACTATGCATATAGTGTATAAATCGGTCGATCACAGAAATAAAATGCTAAAGCTCCCCTTTGCTCAAGGCCTTAATATGGCTCATAACCGCTTACAGGATATTGTGAACAAATTGAAATAAATTATACATACTATGACAAAGAGAAATAAAATTATTTATTGGCTAGCTACCGGCTGGCTGGCTTTGGGAATGCTATCCACCGGAATAGTACAATTATTAAAAGTGGAAGCAGAAGTAGATAACATCACGCAATTGGGCTATCCTAGCTATTTTCTGACACTATTAGGTACTTGGAAAATTTTAGGAGTAGCCGCGGTGCTATTTCCTAAATTTCCTTTGCTTAAAGAATGGGCGTATGCCGGCTTTTTCTTTGCCATGTCCGGAGCGACATTTTCCCGGATCGCATCCAGCGAGCCGGTGAA
This region includes:
- a CDS encoding SRPBCC domain-containing protein gives rise to the protein MERKTKIHAEAGKHDLVITREFDLPLELLFKAHVEPEIVEQWMATKVLKLESKKHGSWQFQTTDTQGNVVFGAHGVFHEFVPNQKITRTFEMDNAPFGVQLEFLEFEQFPDDTSKLTMHIVYKSVDHRNKMLKLPFAQGLNMAHNRLQDIVNKLK
- a CDS encoding DoxX family protein, which codes for MTKRNKIIYWLATGWLALGMLSTGIVQLLKVEAEVDNITQLGYPSYFLTLLGTWKILGVAAVLFPKFPLLKEWAYAGFFFAMSGATFSRIASSEPVNELLPSLLLLTLTVISWYFRPTDRKIMVV